A genome region from Flavobacterium sp. CFS9 includes the following:
- a CDS encoding RagB/SusD family nutrient uptake outer membrane protein — MKKYTIIFLLLTAGLQFSCNDDLDPTVYSSLTDTNGFQTKSDAIASINSIYGRLKGPSVGDNFSYWATRHFALTDIATDLGHCQYGGDPGQLSLGLWNSANGLLLEDWNAMYKLVANANFAIFNISKMSGITEAERTQFIAEAKFLRASAYMDLTDSWGPVILVTEANLDNPNYLEQTPPSPVATIETLLIKDLNDAAAVLPVNYKKNAIYESNDVGRATKGAALTLLAKLYLRNHDWQKVATLTQQVMNLNEYSLFPTYLGLFKESNKWCSENIFSSLSDANVNGTELLNHFGPIDHPVVENRWQYYTVNWDFYNTFGDEDDRKKCFFPEFMGTDKLLHKQAPSLGAQPPKGEFYMPDVSTRKYADDETTTYYDGHSVNILRYADVLLSRAEALNEISGPTAEAIDLINQVKGRSHAKLLVLSDYNKSTLRDAILQERGWELFYEGKRRQDLIRMNKFDVLVNAYHLRVGETAPIVMPKNKYYTYPQSQVDLNPNLSNADR, encoded by the coding sequence ATGAAAAAATATACAATCATATTCCTCTTACTGACGGCAGGTTTGCAATTTTCATGCAATGATGATCTTGATCCTACCGTATACAGCAGTTTGACCGATACTAATGGATTTCAGACCAAATCGGATGCCATCGCTTCTATTAATTCTATTTACGGAAGACTAAAAGGGCCTTCTGTGGGAGACAACTTTTCATATTGGGCAACAAGACATTTTGCATTAACTGATATTGCTACAGATTTAGGGCATTGTCAGTACGGCGGCGACCCGGGACAATTATCTCTGGGGCTTTGGAATTCTGCCAACGGTCTGCTTCTGGAAGACTGGAATGCCATGTACAAGTTAGTAGCGAACGCTAATTTTGCTATCTTCAATATTTCAAAAATGAGCGGTATCACCGAAGCGGAACGAACTCAGTTTATAGCCGAAGCTAAATTTTTAAGAGCTTCTGCCTATATGGATTTAACAGATTCCTGGGGCCCTGTTATTTTAGTGACGGAAGCTAACTTAGATAATCCAAACTATCTGGAGCAGACACCTCCTTCTCCTGTCGCAACAATAGAAACTCTTTTAATTAAAGATTTGAATGATGCCGCTGCTGTTTTACCGGTAAACTATAAGAAAAATGCAATTTATGAGAGTAATGATGTAGGACGTGCTACAAAAGGTGCAGCGTTGACATTATTGGCAAAATTATATTTACGAAATCATGACTGGCAAAAAGTAGCCACTCTTACACAACAAGTCATGAACCTCAACGAATACAGCCTGTTCCCTACTTATTTAGGGCTTTTTAAAGAAAGTAACAAATGGTGCAGCGAAAACATCTTTTCGTCTCTTAGCGATGCCAATGTAAACGGAACGGAACTTCTGAACCATTTTGGTCCTATCGATCATCCGGTTGTCGAAAACAGATGGCAGTATTATACCGTAAACTGGGATTTTTACAACACATTTGGAGATGAAGACGATCGCAAAAAATGCTTCTTCCCGGAATTTATGGGTACTGATAAATTGCTTCACAAACAAGCACCTTCTTTAGGAGCACAGCCGCCAAAAGGAGAATTCTACATGCCGGATGTATCAACCCGAAAATATGCCGATGATGAAACAACCACTTATTATGACGGTCATAGTGTAAACATTTTGCGTTATGCGGATGTATTGCTGAGCAGAGCTGAAGCATTAAACGAAATAAGCGGCCCGACGGCAGAAGCAATAGACCTCATCAATCAGGTAAAAGGAAGATCACATGCTAAATTACTGGTTTTATCCGACTACAATAAATCTACTTTACGAGATGCAATTTTACAGGAAAGAGGATGGGAATTGTTCTATGAGGGAAAACGCCGTCAGGATTTGATCCGTATGAATAAGTTTGATGTTCTCGTAAATGCCTACCATCTGAGAGTTGGAGAAACAGCACCAATCGTCATGCCTAAAAACAAATATTACACCTATCCGCAAAGTCAGGTCGACTTAAATCCGAACCTGAGCAATGCCGACAGATAA